One Novosphingobium sp. G106 DNA segment encodes these proteins:
- a CDS encoding phosphatidylserine decarboxylase → MAGELLDNQGRGEAGWHWPAIHPEARKFAAIAAVLCLIFAFMAWETIAWPMGLLVICICAFFRDPQRVTPQGDRFIVAPADGLVTLIQKVPPPRELAIDDGSGGARLGEEPVTRISIFMSVFDVHINRAPIGGTVRRVIYIPGRFLNADLDKASEENERQHILIERGDGAAIGFTQIAGLVARRIVPFVKPGDMLACGQRVGLIRFGSRVDVYLPEGTESRVVLGQKIIAGETILAELGQQGLVEGIMQ, encoded by the coding sequence ATGGCAGGTGAGCTTCTAGACAATCAGGGACGTGGCGAAGCAGGCTGGCATTGGCCCGCGATCCACCCCGAAGCCCGCAAATTTGCGGCAATCGCGGCAGTACTCTGCCTTATCTTCGCATTTATGGCGTGGGAGACGATCGCCTGGCCGATGGGCCTGCTGGTGATCTGCATCTGCGCCTTCTTTCGCGATCCGCAACGGGTGACGCCGCAAGGCGATCGCTTCATTGTCGCGCCGGCGGACGGGCTGGTGACGCTGATCCAGAAGGTGCCGCCGCCGCGCGAACTGGCGATCGACGACGGCAGTGGCGGTGCGAGGCTCGGCGAGGAGCCGGTGACGCGCATTTCGATCTTCATGAGCGTGTTCGACGTCCACATCAATCGCGCGCCGATCGGCGGGACCGTGCGCCGCGTCATCTATATCCCGGGACGTTTCCTCAACGCCGACCTCGACAAGGCGAGCGAAGAGAACGAACGCCAGCACATTCTCATAGAGCGGGGCGATGGAGCGGCGATCGGCTTCACCCAGATCGCCGGACTGGTGGCGCGGCGCATCGTGCCCTTCGTCAAGCCGGGCGACATGCTCGCCTGCGGCCAGCGCGTCGGGTTGATCCGGTTCGGCAGCCGGGTCGACGTCTATCTGCCAGAAGGCACCGAATCGCGCGTGGTTCTGGGCCAGAAGATCATCGCCGGTGAGACGATCCTTGCCGAACTCGGCCAGCAGGGGCTGGTCGAGGGGATCATGCAATGA
- a CDS encoding HU family DNA-binding protein — MNKNDLIGAVADTSGLTRSDATKAVEGVFEAISGALKKGDEVRLVGFGTFSVAKRKASTGRNPRTGEPMKIKASSQPKFKAGKGLKDAVN; from the coding sequence ATGAACAAAAACGATCTGATCGGCGCAGTAGCGGATACGAGCGGCCTCACACGCAGCGATGCCACCAAGGCGGTCGAAGGCGTGTTCGAAGCCATCAGCGGCGCGCTCAAGAAGGGTGACGAAGTCCGCCTCGTCGGTTTCGGAACGTTCTCGGTCGCCAAGCGCAAGGCCTCCACAGGCCGCAACCCGCGCACCGGCGAGCCTATGAAGATCAAGGCTTCCTCGCAGCCCAAGTTCAAGGCCGGTAAGGGCCTGAAGGACGCGGTCAACTAA
- a CDS encoding YbaB/EbfC family nucleoid-associated protein, whose amino-acid sequence MKSMEEMIKAAQAAAETIQKQMTETQGKLDSLEVEGLSGGGLVKIRCSAKGRVIGVAIDDSLMALSEKPILEDLIAAAYNDARVKADSVANEEMAKAQQGMGLPPGFKLPF is encoded by the coding sequence ATGAAATCGATGGAAGAGATGATCAAGGCCGCCCAGGCTGCTGCCGAGACCATCCAGAAGCAGATGACCGAAACCCAGGGCAAGCTCGATAGCCTGGAAGTCGAAGGCCTCTCGGGCGGCGGCCTCGTCAAGATCCGCTGCTCGGCCAAGGGCCGTGTCATCGGCGTCGCCATCGACGACAGCCTGATGGCGCTCTCGGAGAAGCCGATCCTCGAAGACCTGATCGCCGCCGCCTACAACGACGCGCGCGTCAAGGCGGACAGCGTGGCGAACGAGGAAATGGCCAAGGCCCAGCAGGGCATGGGCCTGCCCCCGGGGTTCAAGCTGCCGTTCTGA
- a CDS encoding PEPxxWA-CTERM sorting domain-containing protein has product MTKKLLGAAAALTFAAFVSSPAYAANIDLLGGTVSGSSYGNSITYNTVIGGQNVSLKVTAWSMTTGASPKVTAAQVVKYDGGLGITNSNGNNDVGSPQHSIDNDGWVDFLVFQFSTPVDITGYHIGWEDVDTDATVRYGQVNGAFPSLVNMSQTNFNNLLPNSVQVPGGDSIGNRTIANGTSEYNIWTIGASTILDMTTCGKYDRGCTPKPTYDYFKIDSINVTNAVPEPGTWMMMIMGIGFAGVAMRRRQKATVRFNMVAA; this is encoded by the coding sequence ATGACGAAAAAGCTTCTCGGCGCGGCCGCCGCGCTGACCTTTGCGGCGTTCGTGTCATCGCCGGCTTACGCGGCCAATATCGACCTGCTGGGTGGCACGGTCAGCGGCAGCAGCTACGGCAACTCGATCACCTACAACACAGTCATCGGCGGGCAGAATGTCAGCCTCAAGGTCACGGCCTGGAGCATGACCACCGGTGCGTCGCCGAAGGTGACAGCGGCCCAGGTCGTGAAATACGATGGCGGCCTCGGCATCACCAACAGCAACGGCAACAACGACGTCGGTAGCCCGCAGCATTCCATCGACAATGATGGCTGGGTCGACTTCCTGGTGTTCCAGTTCAGCACCCCGGTCGACATCACCGGCTACCATATCGGCTGGGAAGACGTCGATACCGATGCGACCGTCCGCTATGGCCAGGTCAACGGTGCGTTCCCCAGCCTCGTCAACATGTCGCAGACCAACTTCAACAACCTGCTCCCGAATTCGGTTCAGGTCCCGGGTGGCGACTCGATCGGCAACCGCACGATCGCTAACGGAACCAGCGAATACAACATCTGGACCATCGGCGCGTCGACCATTCTCGACATGACCACCTGCGGCAAGTACGACCGGGGCTGCACGCCGAAGCCCACCTATGATTACTTCAAGATCGACAGCATCAACGTGACCAACGCGGTTCCTGAACCCGGCACCTGGATGATGATGATCATGGGCATCGGCTTCGCCGGCGTTGCGATGCGCCGCCGCCAGAAGGCGACCGTCCGGTTCAACATGGTTGCTGCCTGA
- a CDS encoding chorismate mutase, which yields MLAGAAMTETSATPDPVLAGYRASIDNIDAALIHILAERFRITQAVGAYKAERSLPASDPGREERQIARLRALAVDAQLDPEFSEKFLRFIIQEVIRHHEQAQAKA from the coding sequence ATGCTAGCGGGTGCGGCGATGACCGAGACCTCTGCGACTCCTGACCCCGTCCTCGCCGGCTACCGCGCGAGCATCGACAATATCGATGCGGCGCTGATCCACATTCTGGCCGAGCGCTTCCGTATCACCCAGGCGGTGGGAGCCTACAAGGCCGAGAGGAGCCTGCCCGCGTCCGACCCGGGCCGCGAGGAACGCCAGATCGCGCGGCTGCGTGCGCTGGCGGTCGACGCGCAGCTCGATCCCGAGTTCTCGGAGAAGTTCCTGCGCTTCATCATCCAGGAAGTCATCCGCCACCACGAGCAAGCCCAGGCTAAGGCCTGA
- a CDS encoding amidohydrolase family protein produces the protein MGDLIIKGGTVVDGTGAPGRLADIRVAGGTIAEVGVDLPVRGERVIRADGAVVAPGFIDSHTHFDATVFWDPWCDPMPQHGVTTVVAGNCSLGFAPMRPADRKAQIDVFSFIEDLPADMLEEAIPWNWETFGDFAEALSHKPLALNLLTFVGHAQIRSYVMGADAWIRVATAEEIAAMADILSDALTCGALGMSFSLYDRDRQGRLVPSCFADDAEMDALVAKLGEHDAVLQFVPGDTTDVIIGQLEWFGGFLARHNVVGFYNILVHLDSDPERSRRLRACLEALHRKGAQIFGMASPRPFELSLGFEGSMCLLAVPAWNELVQAQLPDKRRMVDDSAWRDRARADVDSHVSVMFPFDKPDLLPINSVADAALQPWIGRTLGDLIAERGGHPSDVLADWLLENDFAATFTFAIANTDLAEVAGILKSPVAFISGSDAGAHLQMFCAAGDTTLLLTRFVRDRGDLTLEEAVHALTGRQAELLRLPGRGTLAPGQAADITIFALDELRYGPQRLVDDLPGGRQRLTRDPGGYRYTIVTGEVVQEAGALTDALPAGWRSRAE, from the coding sequence ATGGGTGATCTCATCATCAAGGGCGGCACCGTCGTTGACGGCACCGGTGCGCCTGGGCGCCTGGCGGACATACGCGTCGCGGGCGGCACGATTGCCGAGGTCGGCGTTGACTTGCCGGTCCGGGGCGAGCGGGTCATCCGCGCCGACGGTGCGGTCGTCGCACCGGGCTTCATCGATTCCCACACGCATTTCGACGCGACGGTGTTCTGGGATCCCTGGTGCGATCCTATGCCGCAGCACGGCGTGACGACGGTCGTCGCGGGAAACTGCTCACTGGGGTTCGCGCCGATGCGCCCGGCCGATCGCAAAGCGCAGATCGACGTTTTCAGTTTCATCGAAGACCTGCCGGCCGACATGCTCGAAGAGGCCATTCCCTGGAACTGGGAGACTTTCGGCGACTTTGCGGAAGCCCTCTCGCATAAGCCTCTCGCGCTCAATTTGCTGACCTTCGTCGGCCATGCGCAGATCCGCAGTTACGTGATGGGCGCGGACGCGTGGATTCGAGTCGCCACGGCCGAAGAGATCGCGGCGATGGCGGACATTCTCAGCGACGCGCTCACTTGCGGCGCGTTGGGCATGTCCTTCTCGCTCTACGACCGGGACCGGCAGGGGCGGCTGGTGCCATCCTGCTTCGCCGACGACGCCGAAATGGACGCGCTGGTCGCCAAGCTGGGGGAGCACGATGCCGTCCTGCAATTCGTCCCCGGCGATACCACCGACGTCATCATCGGCCAGCTGGAATGGTTCGGCGGGTTTCTCGCCCGGCACAATGTCGTGGGTTTCTACAACATCCTCGTCCATCTCGACAGCGACCCGGAGCGGTCGCGCCGACTTCGCGCCTGCCTGGAAGCGCTGCATCGGAAGGGCGCGCAGATCTTTGGCATGGCCTCGCCGCGTCCGTTCGAGCTTTCCCTCGGCTTCGAGGGGAGCATGTGCCTCCTGGCCGTCCCGGCCTGGAACGAACTGGTTCAGGCACAGCTGCCGGACAAGCGGCGGATGGTCGACGACTCCGCCTGGCGCGACAGGGCGCGAGCTGACGTGGACAGTCACGTCTCGGTGATGTTCCCCTTCGACAAGCCCGATCTGCTGCCGATCAATTCGGTGGCGGATGCCGCCCTGCAGCCCTGGATTGGCCGCACGCTGGGCGATCTGATCGCCGAACGTGGCGGCCACCCGTCGGACGTGCTTGCGGACTGGCTGCTGGAAAACGACTTCGCCGCGACTTTCACTTTCGCGATTGCCAATACCGACCTCGCCGAAGTGGCCGGCATCCTCAAGAGCCCTGTCGCGTTCATCAGCGGCAGCGATGCCGGCGCTCACCTGCAGATGTTCTGCGCGGCCGGTGACACGACGCTGCTGCTTACGCGGTTCGTCCGAGATCGCGGCGACCTGACCTTGGAGGAGGCGGTCCACGCCTTGACCGGCCGGCAGGCCGAACTGCTGCGGCTGCCAGGTCGCGGCACACTGGCGCCCGGCCAGGCAGCCGACATCACGATCTTCGCGCTCGACGAACTGCGCTACGGTCCGCAACGATTGGTCGACGACCTTCCCGGTGGGCGTCAGCGGCTGACGCGCGATCCCGGCGGCTACCGCTACACGATCGTGACTGGTGAAGTCGTCCAGGAGGCCGGGGCCTTGACCGACGCTTTGCCCGCGGGATGGCGTTCGCGAGCGGAATAG
- a CDS encoding ETC complex I subunit: MTARIYQRPKNAMQSGKALTDQWILEFAPAEAKRPDPLMGWAGSGDMQQQVVLKFAEQADAQAYADRYGIEARVTPTPPKHLKIQAYADNFR; encoded by the coding sequence ATGACCGCACGCATCTATCAGCGCCCGAAGAACGCCATGCAGTCCGGCAAGGCGCTCACCGACCAGTGGATCCTCGAATTCGCTCCGGCCGAGGCCAAGCGGCCCGATCCGCTGATGGGTTGGGCCGGTAGCGGCGACATGCAGCAGCAGGTCGTGCTGAAGTTCGCCGAACAGGCCGACGCCCAGGCCTATGCGGACCGCTATGGCATCGAAGCTCGCGTCACTCCGACGCCGCCGAAGCACCTGAAGATCCAGGCCTACGCCGACAATTTCCGGTAA
- the lon gene encoding endopeptidase La, translating to MTVNLLPLLPLRDIVVFPGMVVPLFVGREKSVSALEAAMTGDKDIFLLAQLDPGCDDPDRDDLYDTGVVATVLQLLKLPDGTVRVLVEGQQRAQLQSLRTEQGANGEMLVAQVELVEPAEAESAEISAMMRSVVDQFGEYAKLNKKLSQDAGDQLGDIEDAAKLADTVAAQLSAKVSDKQALLSEIDALKRLEMVFSFMEGELGVLQVERKIRGRVKRQMEKTQREYYLNEQLKAIQNELGGGDGEEANEIAELAEKIEKLKLSKEARAKATAELKKLKSMQPMSAEATVIRNYLDVLLGLPWGKKSKVKKDIAGAQAILDDDHYALEKVKDRIVEYLAVQARTNKLKGPILCLVGPPGVGKTSLGKSIAKATGRQFVRQSLGGVRDEAEIRGHRRTYIGSLPGKIVTNLRKSGTSNPLFLLDEIDKLGQDFRGDPASALLEVLDPEQNAKFQDHYLELDIDLSDVMFVCTANSLNLPQPLLDRMEIIRLEGYTEDEKVEIAERHLIAKQQEAHGLKKGEFTLTHEGLRDLIRYYTREAGVRTLEREIARLARKSLRQILEGKTKEVVITPENLGDFAGVRKYRHGMSEDEAQVGAVTGLAWTEVGGELLTIESVTVPGKGAVRTTGKLGEVMTESIQAAFSFVKARSPAYGIKPSIFQRKDIHIHLPEGAVPKDGPSAGVGMVTSIVSTLTGIPVRADVAMTGEVTLRGRVLPIGGLKEKLLAALRGGIKTVLIPEENRKDLAEIPANVKDGLEIIPVSHVDEVLATALMQPLEAIEWTEADELASQSAAPPAAAAAASPTAH from the coding sequence ATGACCGTGAATTTGCTTCCTCTGCTTCCCCTGCGCGACATTGTCGTCTTCCCTGGCATGGTCGTGCCGCTTTTCGTCGGCCGCGAGAAATCGGTTTCCGCGCTCGAAGCGGCGATGACCGGTGACAAGGACATCTTTCTGCTCGCGCAGCTCGATCCCGGTTGTGACGACCCGGACCGCGACGATCTCTACGACACGGGCGTCGTCGCCACGGTTCTGCAACTGCTGAAGCTGCCCGACGGTACCGTCCGCGTACTGGTCGAAGGCCAGCAGCGCGCGCAGCTCCAGTCGCTGCGCACCGAGCAAGGCGCCAACGGCGAGATGCTGGTCGCGCAGGTCGAATTGGTCGAGCCCGCCGAGGCCGAAAGTGCCGAGATTTCGGCGATGATGCGCTCGGTGGTCGATCAGTTCGGCGAATATGCCAAGCTCAACAAGAAGCTCTCGCAGGATGCCGGCGACCAGCTCGGCGACATTGAGGACGCGGCCAAGCTCGCCGACACCGTCGCCGCGCAGCTTTCGGCCAAGGTGTCCGACAAGCAGGCGCTGCTCAGCGAGATCGACGCGCTCAAGCGGCTGGAGATGGTCTTCAGCTTCATGGAAGGCGAGCTCGGCGTGCTGCAGGTCGAGCGCAAGATCCGTGGCCGCGTCAAGCGGCAGATGGAGAAGACGCAGCGCGAGTACTACCTCAACGAACAGCTCAAGGCGATCCAGAACGAGCTGGGCGGCGGCGATGGCGAGGAAGCCAACGAGATCGCCGAGCTGGCCGAGAAGATCGAGAAGCTCAAGCTCTCGAAGGAAGCCCGCGCCAAGGCGACGGCCGAGCTCAAGAAGCTCAAGTCGATGCAGCCGATGAGCGCCGAGGCGACCGTCATCCGCAACTACCTCGACGTACTTCTCGGCCTGCCCTGGGGCAAGAAGAGCAAGGTGAAGAAGGACATCGCGGGCGCCCAGGCGATCCTCGATGACGACCACTATGCGCTCGAGAAGGTCAAGGACCGCATCGTCGAGTACCTTGCGGTGCAGGCGCGGACCAACAAGCTGAAGGGACCGATCCTCTGCCTCGTCGGCCCTCCGGGCGTCGGCAAGACCAGCCTCGGCAAGTCGATCGCCAAGGCGACCGGCCGCCAGTTCGTGCGCCAGTCGCTGGGCGGCGTGCGCGACGAGGCCGAGATCCGCGGCCACCGTCGGACCTACATCGGCTCGCTGCCGGGCAAGATCGTGACGAACCTGCGCAAGTCGGGCACGTCGAACCCGCTGTTCCTGCTCGACGAGATCGACAAGCTCGGCCAGGATTTCCGCGGCGATCCCGCCTCGGCGCTGCTCGAAGTGCTCGATCCTGAGCAGAACGCTAAGTTCCAGGACCACTACCTGGAGCTCGACATCGACCTCAGCGACGTGATGTTCGTCTGCACGGCGAACAGCCTGAACCTGCCGCAGCCGCTGCTCGACCGCATGGAGATCATCCGGCTCGAAGGCTATACCGAGGACGAGAAGGTCGAGATCGCCGAGCGCCACCTGATCGCCAAACAGCAGGAAGCCCACGGCCTCAAGAAGGGTGAGTTCACGTTGACCCACGAGGGCCTGCGCGACCTGATCCGCTACTACACGCGCGAGGCTGGCGTCCGCACGCTGGAGCGCGAGATCGCGCGGCTGGCGCGCAAGTCGCTGCGCCAGATCCTCGAAGGCAAGACCAAGGAAGTGGTGATCACGCCCGAGAACCTCGGTGACTTCGCCGGGGTGCGGAAATACCGTCATGGCATGTCCGAGGACGAAGCGCAGGTCGGCGCGGTTACGGGCCTTGCCTGGACCGAGGTCGGCGGCGAACTGCTGACGATCGAAAGCGTCACCGTGCCCGGCAAGGGTGCGGTGCGGACCACCGGCAAGCTGGGCGAGGTGATGACCGAGTCCATCCAGGCGGCCTTCAGCTTCGTCAAGGCGCGCAGCCCGGCCTACGGCATCAAGCCTTCGATCTTCCAGCGCAAGGACATCCATATCCACTTGCCCGAAGGTGCGGTGCCCAAGGACGGTCCGAGCGCTGGTGTCGGCATGGTCACCTCGATCGTCTCGACACTGACGGGCATCCCGGTTCGTGCCGATGTGGCGATGACCGGCGAGGTCACCCTGCGCGGGCGCGTGCTGCCGATCGGCGGGCTCAAGGAGAAGCTGCTTGCGGCTCTGCGCGGCGGCATCAAGACGGTGCTGATCCCGGAGGAGAACCGCAAGGACCTCGCCGAGATCCCGGCCAACGTGAAGGATGGTCTCGAGATCATCCCGGTCAGCCACGTCGACGAGGTGCTCGCAACGGCGCTCATGCAGCCGCTTGAGGCCATCGAGTGGACCGAGGCTGACGAACTAGCCAGCCAGTCCGCCGCGCCTCCCGCGGCCGCTGCGGCTGCCTCTCCCACGGCGCACTGA
- the pssA gene encoding CDP-diacylglycerol--serine O-phosphatidyltransferase, which yields MTEPGLRSDAGNKPRVLRGGLTLRAMVPNAITAAALCVGLTGIRFAIAGDFERSVQAVILAGMLDGIDGRAARLLKAQSRFGAELDSLADSISFGVAPALIIYLWTLQSLPSIGWFAALAFAICCVLRLARFNARFDLDDGPHKAAGFLTGVPAPVGAGLAFLPMYLWIASDHWEVFASPILVGVWLALIAFLMISSLPTLSWGKLRPRRNIRLEVIALTGLVFAALLTEPWLTLVVICVAYLLLIPVGLFSYARVKRLRGRVASQDVPPDA from the coding sequence ATGACCGAGCCCGGCCTGCGGTCCGACGCAGGAAACAAGCCGCGGGTGCTGCGCGGTGGGCTGACGCTGCGGGCCATGGTGCCCAATGCGATTACCGCGGCGGCGCTCTGCGTCGGCCTCACCGGGATCCGCTTCGCCATTGCCGGCGATTTCGAGCGTTCCGTCCAAGCGGTGATTCTCGCCGGGATGCTCGACGGCATCGACGGGCGCGCGGCGCGATTGCTCAAGGCGCAGTCGCGCTTCGGCGCAGAGCTCGACAGCCTGGCCGATTCGATCTCCTTCGGCGTCGCGCCGGCGCTGATCATCTATCTGTGGACGTTGCAGTCGCTTCCCAGCATCGGCTGGTTCGCGGCGCTGGCCTTCGCCATCTGCTGCGTCTTGCGGCTGGCCCGGTTCAACGCGCGCTTCGATCTTGACGACGGGCCGCACAAGGCAGCGGGTTTCCTGACCGGCGTGCCTGCGCCGGTCGGCGCCGGTCTGGCCTTCCTGCCAATGTATCTGTGGATCGCCAGCGATCACTGGGAAGTCTTCGCCTCTCCGATCCTGGTCGGGGTGTGGCTGGCGCTGATCGCCTTCCTGATGATCTCGAGCCTGCCGACATTGAGCTGGGGAAAACTGCGGCCGCGGCGGAACATTCGGCTGGAGGTTATCGCCCTGACCGGCCTGGTCTTCGCCGCTCTGCTGACCGAGCCCTGGCTGACGCTGGTTGTGATCTGCGTCGCCTATCTGCTGCTGATTCCGGTCGGCTTGTTCAGCTATGCGCGCGTCAAGCGGCTGCGAGGGCGGGTTGCTTCGCAGGACGTCCCGCCGGACGCTTGA
- a CDS encoding DNA polymerase III subunit gamma/tau, whose translation MGDSPDMFGNEAPEGDPEDEAPPSAAELEEAGQSALFGEPAPPAPAPVEQPKPTEQAKSAAPPAAPAAQPYRVLARKYRPQTFAELIGQEPMVQTLANAIRRERLAHAFLMTGVRGVGKTSTARLIAKALNCIGPDGQGGPTIDPCGVCEPCVAIAEGRHIDVIEMDAASHTGVDDVREIIEAVRYAAVSARYKIYIIDEVHMLSRNAFNALLKTLEEPPAHVKFLFATTEADKLPVTVLSRCQRFDLRRIPTPMLAEHFAGICVKEEVLADAEALAMIAAAAEGSVRDGLSILDQAIAHADLDADGKVGAEQVRDMLGLADKSVQRRLFAALLGGDGAGLLGLVATQFSLGVEPLALLRGVMDLTHRVTVAQIGGSLADAASAEEREAVEGWAKSLTAGQLHRLWQLLLKGFEEVRTAPDPLIAAQMALLRVMHAADMPDPGQLVRKLEDLASRPVIAAPADGSPGVPAPAAVALPWEALVEEIKEIEVGLATRMEMQVRVVELGMDKLRWSQPPAFSEDFSREMRVALDKVTGRSWTVERCGETGQPTLIEKRDAAKAASEEAVRRSPLMEAVFAAFPNAQEISENEEAGQFRGGRQWSQRR comes from the coding sequence ATGGGCGATTCCCCCGACATGTTTGGCAACGAAGCGCCCGAGGGCGATCCCGAGGACGAGGCGCCGCCGAGCGCTGCCGAACTCGAGGAAGCGGGCCAGTCCGCGTTGTTTGGCGAGCCGGCTCCGCCGGCGCCCGCACCCGTAGAGCAGCCCAAACCTACAGAGCAGGCCAAGTCTGCAGCCCCTCCGGCCGCGCCCGCGGCGCAGCCTTACCGCGTCCTCGCACGCAAGTACCGACCGCAGACCTTCGCCGAGCTCATCGGCCAGGAACCCATGGTCCAGACCCTGGCCAACGCGATCCGGCGCGAGCGGCTGGCCCACGCCTTCCTGATGACCGGCGTGCGCGGGGTGGGCAAGACCTCGACCGCGCGGCTGATCGCCAAGGCGCTCAACTGCATCGGCCCCGACGGGCAGGGTGGCCCGACGATCGATCCCTGCGGGGTCTGCGAGCCTTGCGTCGCCATTGCCGAGGGCCGCCACATCGACGTGATCGAGATGGACGCCGCCAGCCACACCGGCGTCGACGACGTGCGCGAGATCATCGAGGCTGTGCGCTATGCCGCGGTCTCGGCGCGCTACAAGATCTACATCATCGACGAAGTCCACATGCTGTCGCGCAACGCGTTCAACGCCTTGCTCAAGACGCTCGAGGAGCCGCCGGCGCATGTGAAGTTCCTTTTCGCGACGACCGAGGCGGACAAGCTGCCCGTCACCGTGCTTTCGCGCTGCCAGCGCTTCGACCTGCGCCGGATCCCCACGCCGATGCTCGCCGAGCATTTCGCGGGGATCTGCGTTAAGGAAGAGGTCCTGGCCGATGCCGAGGCGCTGGCGATGATCGCGGCGGCGGCCGAGGGCTCGGTGCGTGACGGCCTGTCGATCCTCGACCAGGCGATCGCCCATGCCGATCTCGACGCCGACGGCAAGGTCGGCGCCGAACAGGTGCGCGACATGCTCGGGCTTGCCGACAAGAGCGTCCAGCGCCGGCTGTTCGCTGCGCTGCTGGGCGGGGACGGGGCCGGGCTGCTCGGCCTCGTCGCGACGCAGTTCTCGCTCGGGGTCGAGCCGCTGGCGCTGCTGCGCGGGGTCATGGACCTGACTCACCGCGTCACCGTCGCGCAGATCGGCGGAAGTCTTGCCGATGCTGCCTCGGCAGAAGAGCGCGAGGCGGTCGAGGGCTGGGCGAAGAGCCTGACCGCCGGCCAGCTCCACCGCCTCTGGCAATTGCTGCTCAAGGGTTTCGAGGAAGTCCGCACCGCGCCCGATCCGCTGATCGCGGCACAGATGGCGCTGCTGCGCGTGATGCACGCTGCCGATATGCCCGATCCTGGCCAGCTCGTGCGCAAGCTCGAAGACCTGGCCTCGCGGCCGGTCATCGCGGCGCCGGCGGACGGCTCGCCGGGAGTTCCCGCGCCCGCCGCGGTCGCGCTGCCGTGGGAGGCGCTGGTCGAGGAGATAAAGGAGATCGAGGTCGGCCTCGCCACACGGATGGAAATGCAGGTCCGGGTAGTCGAACTCGGCATGGACAAGCTGCGCTGGTCCCAGCCGCCGGCCTTCTCGGAAGATTTCTCGCGTGAGATGCGGGTCGCGCTCGACAAGGTCACAGGGCGGAGCTGGACCGTCGAGCGCTGCGGCGAAACGGGCCAGCCGACCCTGATCGAGAAGCGCGACGCCGCCAAAGCCGCAAGCGAGGAGGCTGTGCGCCGTTCCCCGCTGATGGAAGCGGTCTTCGCCGCCTTCCCGAACGCGCAGGAAATCAGCGAAAACGAGGAGGCCGGCCAGTTCCGCGGCGGCCGCCAATGGAGTCAAAGACGTTGA